In Cryptomeria japonica chromosome 10, Sugi_1.0, whole genome shotgun sequence, a genomic segment contains:
- the LOC131034888 gene encoding transcription termination factor MTERF2, chloroplastic translates to MLRSKLFIIPFHFRNAYSTLTSTHAYSQNLFSHFASTKFNISAAHIARMFKWAPHLQRLQTLDKVEQFIDMLNRYGCSQVQIAKIMMTRPQMISTSAERIFEPKIKLLEDFGFQGETLAKLLASNPSILSISLENDLLPKMEFLKNLFQSQEFLIKSLLRAPSIFSYNLEKTLKPSVVFWERWGFQGTELFRLLRNRPDILQRSSLTPAQVDLIREIGVGKESKAYTFIVGVVAISRIETLKAKIENLQLCGLSAEETWQVCRPAPQVLLYSKVRVRETMNFVVKDMELPANYIVKHSCLLHLNLEKIMRPRFLVWQKIKAMNGSSLSLLSVLKMSEERFVRNIIRGHPESTTLSMVYENAISKASNHTKSSIQC, encoded by the coding sequence ATGTTACGCAGCAAACTGTTTATCATTCCATTCCATTTCCGCAATGCGTATTCCACCCTTACCAGTACCCATGCTTATTCGCAGAACCTCTTTTCACACTTTGCCTCCACCAAATTTAACATCTCTGCGGCCCACATCGCTCGGATGTTTAAGTGGGCTCCCCACTTGCAGAGGCTTCAAACCCTCGACAAGGTCGAGCAGTTTATTGATATGTTGAACAGATACGGCTGCTCTCAAGTCCAAATTGCCAAGATAATGATGACACGGCCGCAAATGATCAGCACAAGTGCAGAAAGAATATTTGAACCCAAAATCAAACTGCTGGAAGATTTCGGCTTTCAAGGTGAAACTCTGGCGAAGCTTTTGGCGAGCAATCCAAGCATCTTGAGCATCAGCCTTGAGAACGACCTTCTTCCCAAGATGGAGTTTCTTAAGAATCTATTTCAGTCCCAGGAGTTCCTCATCAAATCCCTGCTTAGAGCTCCCTCCATTTTCAGTTATAACCTGGAGAAAACCTTGAAGCCCTCGGTTGTTTTCTGGGAGAGATGGGGTTTTCAGGGCACGGAGCTCTTCCGACTCTTACGTAATAGACCGGACATTCTGCAACGCTCTTCTCTAACGCCTGCCCAAGTTGATCTCATTCGTGAGATTGGCGTCGGCAAAGAAAGCAAGGCGTACACATTTATTGTAGGTGTAGTAGCTATTAGCCGCATCGAAACGCTGAAGGCCAAGATAGAGAATCTCCAACTCTGCGGACTCTCGGCTGAAGAAACCTGGCAAGTATGTCGGCCTGCACCTCAAGTGCTTCTTTACTCCAAGGTGAGAGTTCGTGAAACGATGAACTTTGTAGTTAAAGACATGGAGCTCCCTGCAAATTATATAGTGAAGCACTCCTGCTTGTTGCATTTAAATTTGGAAAAGATTATGAGGCCCAGGTTTCTAGTTTGGCAGAAAATCAAAGCCATGAATGGCTCGAGCCTTTCTCTTTTGTCAGTATTGAAGATGTCAGAGGAAAGGTTTGTTAGAAATATTATCAGAGGACATCCTGAATCTACAACACTGTCGATGGTTTATGAAAATGCCATCTCTAAGGCCTCCAACCACACAAAGAGCTCAATCCAATGCTGA